A single region of the Montipora capricornis isolate CH-2021 chromosome 13, ASM3666992v2, whole genome shotgun sequence genome encodes:
- the LOC138029743 gene encoding uncharacterized protein isoform X6 encodes MKISSLRNAIRNVFFKEVDAQCAMLCARKSSEPSVLRVPSERHKNLVEFRCNNILTEMRERAPDVLDFMATVAVPKLKGNDGRQVMPLCTAYGILMNVKCRELSLVQKINAVLLGVGGATKRTFERLNKSGITQSRESFRNIMDDLGSNLSSIIKAKVDSGQELRVVFDNFDFRILANIILRNHRNSDMHWIAQYVTFDRVPSSHLDDSKPIVPDIKDFDNVNYLMSKTELDQQRNDYIILVARVLIEFFPALEPLCDAVPPHIPHRYLNEMAQKSCIVGLPVVPFNQNKVSDVCQYLQWLEDLLLKVFKKEDELPVSDASVLEKVRVPLAGDLLGRERVTGAKKTRLGCDSASERFENIVECPALWHAKQSFLSYVWEQLYSGTTIGGRDVGTLYHLRQHFRLVNVSNKVTKNYKSAESLMLSATKAYLCTAFKTWAGLDTLNGIPVNLPKLPTSMDTIELKKEFLAKHIGKFVDEFILVEFDVERAWMEAREEVDSGQHRSYPHHSSGNQRASSPGGGAYSSGSSHLSSTDTQNTDVLTSQTQCQSLHVVRTHVGASVQPHPGVGTQPATVCTHVGVPVQPHPGVGTQPATVRTHVGASVQPHPGVGTQPATVCTHVGVPVQPHPGVGTQPATVRTHVGASVQPHPGVGTQPATVRTHVGVPVQPHPGVGTQPATVRTHVGASVQPHPGVGTQPATVRTHVGVPVQPHPGVGTQPATVCTHVGVPVQPHPGVGTQPATVRTHVEAPVQPHPGEGTQPKTGSTTAAST; translated from the exons ATGAAAATATCTTCCTTGAGAAATGCCATAAGAAATGTCTTCTTCAAGGAAGTAGATGCCCAATGTGCCATGCTTTGTGCCAGAAAAAGTTCTGAGCCATCAGTTCTGCGTGTCCCCTCTGAACGTCACAAAAATCTGGTGGAGTTCCGTTGTAATAACATACTGACCGAAATGAGAGAGCGTGCCCCAgatgttttggatttcatggctACTGTGGCTGTGCCAAAATTAAAAGGGAACGATGGAAGACAAGTGATGCCTTTATGTACTGCATATGGTATCCTAATGAATGTCAAATGTAGAGAGctctctcttgttcaaaagaTAAATGCTGTTTTGCTGGGAGTTGGAGGTGCAACAAAAAGG ACCTTTGAGAGGCTGAACAAGTCAGGAATAACACAGTCGAGGGAAAGCTTCCGCAACATTATGGATGATCTTGGTTCAAATCTGTCCTCAATAATTAAGGCAAAAGTTGATTCTGGCCAAGAGCTGAGGGTTGTCTTCGACAACTTTGATTTCAGAATTCTGGCCAACATAATTCTTCGCAACCATCGCAACTCTGACATGCATTGGATTGCTCAGTATGTCACATTTGACAGAGTTCCATCCAGCCATCTTGATGATTCAAAGCCAATTGTACCTGACATTAAGGACTTTGACAATGTCAATTACCTGATGAGTAAGACCGAGCTTGATCAGCAACGGAATGATTATATTATCCTTGTTGCCAGAGTCCTCATTGAATTCTTCCCAGCACTTGAACCTCTTTGTGATGCAGTCCCTCCTCACATACCACATAG gTACTTGAATGAAATGGCCCAAAAGTCTTGTATTGTTGGACTCCCGGTAGTGCCCTTTAACCAAAACAAGGTTTCAGATGTGTGCCAATATTTGCAATGGCTGGAAGATCTTCtgttgaaagttttcaaaaaagag GATGAACTTCCAGTTAGCGATGCAAGTGTCCTTGAAAAGGTCCGAGTTCCTCTAGCAGGTGATCTGTTGGGTAGAGAAAGAGTGACTGGTGCAAAGAAGACTCGTCTGGGTTGTGACAGTGCTTCTGAACGCTTTGAAAACATTGTGGAATGCCCGGCTctctggcatgcaaagcaatcctttcTTTCG TATGTTTGGGAGCAACTGTACAGTGGCACTACTATTGGTGGGAGAGACGTTGGCACTCTGTACCACTTAAGGCAACATTTCCGTCTGGTGAATGTCTCAAACAAGGTCACGAAGAACTACAAAAGTGCAGAAAGCCTGATGTTGTCAGCAACCAAAGCTTATTTGTGTACAGCCTTCAAGACTTGGGCTGGTCTTGACACACTCAATGGTATCCCAGTGAACTTACCAAAACTCCCAACAAGCATGGACACCATTGAATTGAAGAAAGAGTTCCTTGCAAAGCACATTGGAAAGTTTGTCGATGAATTCATACTGGTGGAATTTGATGTTGAAAGAGCCTGGATGGAAGCCAGAGAAGAAGTCGACAGTGGGCAACACAGAAGCTACCCTCATCATTCCAGTGGTAACCAGCGAGCAAGCTCTCCTGGGGGTGGGGCCTATTCCAGTGGTTCTAGTCATCTTTCATCTACTGATACCCAAAACACAGATGTTCTTACCAGTCAGACTCAATGTCAAAGTCTTCATGTAG TTCGTACCCATGTTGGAGCCTCTGTACAACCGCACCCTGGTGTAGGAACACAGCCAGCAACTG TTTGTACCCATGTTGGAGTCCCTGTACAACCGCACCCTGGTGTAGGAACACAGCCAGCAACTG TTCGTACCCATGTtggag CCTCTGTACAACCGCACCCTGGTGTAGGAACACAGCCAGCAACTG TTTGTACCCATGTTGGAGTCCCTGTACAACCGCACCCTGGTGTAGGAACACAGCCAGCAACTG TTCGTACCCATGTTGGAGCCTCTGTACAACCGCACCCTGGTGTAGGAACACAGCCAGCAACTG TTCGTACCCATGTTGGAGTCCCTGTACAACCGCACCCTGGTGTAGGAACACAGCCAGCAACTG TTCGTACCCATGTTGGAGCCTCTGTACAACCGCACCCTGGTGTAGGAACACAGCCAGCAACTG TTCGTACCCATGTTGGAGTCCCTGTACAACCGCACCCTGGTGTAGGAACACAGCCAGCAACTG TTTGTACCCATGTTGGAGTCCCTGTACAACCGCACCCTGGTGTAGGAACACAGCCAGCAACTG TTCGTACCCATGTTGAAGCCCCTGTACAACCGCACCCTGGTGAAGGAACACAGCCAAAAACTG GTAGTACTACTGCTGCTTCAACATAG
- the LOC138029743 gene encoding uncharacterized protein isoform X7 — MKISSLRNAIRNVFFKEVDAQCAMLCARKSSEPSVLRVPSERHKNLVEFRCNNILTEMRERAPDVLDFMATVAVPKLKGNDGRQVMPLCTAYGILMNVKCRELSLVQKINAVLLGVGGATKRTFERLNKSGITQSRESFRNIMDDLGSNLSSIIKAKVDSGQELRVVFDNFDFRILANIILRNHRNSDMHWIAQYVTFDRVPSSHLDDSKPIVPDIKDFDNVNYLMSKTELDQQRNDYIILVARVLIEFFPALEPLCDAVPPHIPHRYLNEMAQKSCIVGLPVVPFNQNKVSDVCQYLQWLEDLLLKVFKKEDELPVSDASVLEKVRVPLAGDLLGRERVTGAKKTRLGCDSASERFENIVECPALWHAKQSFLSYVWEQLYSGTTIGGRDVGTLYHLRQHFRLVNVSNKVTKNYKSAESLMLSATKAYLCTAFKTWAGLDTLNGIPVNLPKLPTSMDTIELKKEFLAKHIGKFVDEFILVEFDVERAWMEAREEVDSGQHRSYPHHSSGNQRASSPGGGAYSSGSSHLSSTDTQNTDVLTSQTQCQSLHVVRTHVGASVQPHPGVGTQPATVCTHVGVPVQPHPGVGTQPATVRTHVGASVQPHPGVGTQPATVRTHVGASVQPHPGVGTQPATVRTHVGVPVQPHPGVGTQPATVCTHVGVPVQPHPGVGTQPATVRTHVGASVQPHPGVGTQPATVCTHVGVPVQPHPGVGTQPATVRTHVEAPVQPHPGEGTQPKTGSTTAAST, encoded by the exons ATGAAAATATCTTCCTTGAGAAATGCCATAAGAAATGTCTTCTTCAAGGAAGTAGATGCCCAATGTGCCATGCTTTGTGCCAGAAAAAGTTCTGAGCCATCAGTTCTGCGTGTCCCCTCTGAACGTCACAAAAATCTGGTGGAGTTCCGTTGTAATAACATACTGACCGAAATGAGAGAGCGTGCCCCAgatgttttggatttcatggctACTGTGGCTGTGCCAAAATTAAAAGGGAACGATGGAAGACAAGTGATGCCTTTATGTACTGCATATGGTATCCTAATGAATGTCAAATGTAGAGAGctctctcttgttcaaaagaTAAATGCTGTTTTGCTGGGAGTTGGAGGTGCAACAAAAAGG ACCTTTGAGAGGCTGAACAAGTCAGGAATAACACAGTCGAGGGAAAGCTTCCGCAACATTATGGATGATCTTGGTTCAAATCTGTCCTCAATAATTAAGGCAAAAGTTGATTCTGGCCAAGAGCTGAGGGTTGTCTTCGACAACTTTGATTTCAGAATTCTGGCCAACATAATTCTTCGCAACCATCGCAACTCTGACATGCATTGGATTGCTCAGTATGTCACATTTGACAGAGTTCCATCCAGCCATCTTGATGATTCAAAGCCAATTGTACCTGACATTAAGGACTTTGACAATGTCAATTACCTGATGAGTAAGACCGAGCTTGATCAGCAACGGAATGATTATATTATCCTTGTTGCCAGAGTCCTCATTGAATTCTTCCCAGCACTTGAACCTCTTTGTGATGCAGTCCCTCCTCACATACCACATAG gTACTTGAATGAAATGGCCCAAAAGTCTTGTATTGTTGGACTCCCGGTAGTGCCCTTTAACCAAAACAAGGTTTCAGATGTGTGCCAATATTTGCAATGGCTGGAAGATCTTCtgttgaaagttttcaaaaaagag GATGAACTTCCAGTTAGCGATGCAAGTGTCCTTGAAAAGGTCCGAGTTCCTCTAGCAGGTGATCTGTTGGGTAGAGAAAGAGTGACTGGTGCAAAGAAGACTCGTCTGGGTTGTGACAGTGCTTCTGAACGCTTTGAAAACATTGTGGAATGCCCGGCTctctggcatgcaaagcaatcctttcTTTCG TATGTTTGGGAGCAACTGTACAGTGGCACTACTATTGGTGGGAGAGACGTTGGCACTCTGTACCACTTAAGGCAACATTTCCGTCTGGTGAATGTCTCAAACAAGGTCACGAAGAACTACAAAAGTGCAGAAAGCCTGATGTTGTCAGCAACCAAAGCTTATTTGTGTACAGCCTTCAAGACTTGGGCTGGTCTTGACACACTCAATGGTATCCCAGTGAACTTACCAAAACTCCCAACAAGCATGGACACCATTGAATTGAAGAAAGAGTTCCTTGCAAAGCACATTGGAAAGTTTGTCGATGAATTCATACTGGTGGAATTTGATGTTGAAAGAGCCTGGATGGAAGCCAGAGAAGAAGTCGACAGTGGGCAACACAGAAGCTACCCTCATCATTCCAGTGGTAACCAGCGAGCAAGCTCTCCTGGGGGTGGGGCCTATTCCAGTGGTTCTAGTCATCTTTCATCTACTGATACCCAAAACACAGATGTTCTTACCAGTCAGACTCAATGTCAAAGTCTTCATGTAG TTCGTACCCATGTTGGAGCCTCTGTACAACCGCACCCTGGTGTAGGAACACAGCCAGCAACTG TTTGTACCCATGTTGGAGTCCCTGTACAACCGCACCCTGGTGTAGGAACACAGCCAGCAACTG TTCGTACCCATGTtggag CCTCTGTACAACCGCACCCTGGTGTAGGAACACAGCCAGCAACTG TTCGTACCCATGTTGGAGCCTCTGTACAACCGCACCCTGGTGTAGGAACACAGCCAGCAACTG TTCGTACCCATGTTGGAGTCCCTGTACAACCGCACCCTGGTGTAGGAACACAGCCAGCAACTG TTTGTACCCATGTTGGAGTCCCTGTACAACCGCACCCTGGTGTAGGAACACAGCCAGCAACTG TTCGTACCCATGTTGGAGCCTCTGTACAACCGCACCCTGGTGTAGGAACACAGCCAGCAACTG TTTGTACCCATGTTGGAGTCCCTGTACAACCGCACCCTGGTGTAGGAACACAGCCAGCAACTG TTCGTACCCATGTTGAAGCCCCTGTACAACCGCACCCTGGTGAAGGAACACAGCCAAAAACTG GTAGTACTACTGCTGCTTCAACATAG
- the LOC138029743 gene encoding uncharacterized protein isoform X20 — translation MKISSLRNAIRNVFFKEVDAQCAMLCARKSSEPSVLRVPSERHKNLVEFRCNNILTEMRERAPDVLDFMATVAVPKLKGNDGRQVMPLCTAYGILMNVKCRELSLVQKINAVLLGVGGATKRTFERLNKSGITQSRESFRNIMDDLGSNLSSIIKAKVDSGQELRVVFDNFDFRILANIILRNHRNSDMHWIAQYVTFDRVPSSHLDDSKPIVPDIKDFDNVNYLMSKTELDQQRNDYIILVARVLIEFFPALEPLCDAVPPHIPHRYLNEMAQKSCIVGLPVVPFNQNKVSDVCQYLQWLEDLLLKVFKKEDELPVSDASVLEKVRVPLAGDLLGRERVTGAKKTRLGCDSASERFENIVECPALWHAKQSFLSYVWEQLYSGTTIGGRDVGTLYHLRQHFRLVNVSNKVTKNYKSAESLMLSATKAYLCTAFKTWAGLDTLNGIPVNLPKLPTSMDTIELKKEFLAKHIGKFVDEFILVEFDVERAWMEAREEVDSGQHRSYPHHSSGNQRASSPGGGAYSSGSSHLSSTDTQNTDVLTSQTQCQSLHVVRTHVGASVQPHPGVGTQPATVRTHVGVPVQPHPGVGTQPATVRTHVGASVQPHPGVGTQPATVRTHVGVPVQPHPGVGTQPATVCTHVGVPVQPHPGVGTQPATVRTHVEAPVQPHPGEGTQPKTGSTTAAST, via the exons ATGAAAATATCTTCCTTGAGAAATGCCATAAGAAATGTCTTCTTCAAGGAAGTAGATGCCCAATGTGCCATGCTTTGTGCCAGAAAAAGTTCTGAGCCATCAGTTCTGCGTGTCCCCTCTGAACGTCACAAAAATCTGGTGGAGTTCCGTTGTAATAACATACTGACCGAAATGAGAGAGCGTGCCCCAgatgttttggatttcatggctACTGTGGCTGTGCCAAAATTAAAAGGGAACGATGGAAGACAAGTGATGCCTTTATGTACTGCATATGGTATCCTAATGAATGTCAAATGTAGAGAGctctctcttgttcaaaagaTAAATGCTGTTTTGCTGGGAGTTGGAGGTGCAACAAAAAGG ACCTTTGAGAGGCTGAACAAGTCAGGAATAACACAGTCGAGGGAAAGCTTCCGCAACATTATGGATGATCTTGGTTCAAATCTGTCCTCAATAATTAAGGCAAAAGTTGATTCTGGCCAAGAGCTGAGGGTTGTCTTCGACAACTTTGATTTCAGAATTCTGGCCAACATAATTCTTCGCAACCATCGCAACTCTGACATGCATTGGATTGCTCAGTATGTCACATTTGACAGAGTTCCATCCAGCCATCTTGATGATTCAAAGCCAATTGTACCTGACATTAAGGACTTTGACAATGTCAATTACCTGATGAGTAAGACCGAGCTTGATCAGCAACGGAATGATTATATTATCCTTGTTGCCAGAGTCCTCATTGAATTCTTCCCAGCACTTGAACCTCTTTGTGATGCAGTCCCTCCTCACATACCACATAG gTACTTGAATGAAATGGCCCAAAAGTCTTGTATTGTTGGACTCCCGGTAGTGCCCTTTAACCAAAACAAGGTTTCAGATGTGTGCCAATATTTGCAATGGCTGGAAGATCTTCtgttgaaagttttcaaaaaagag GATGAACTTCCAGTTAGCGATGCAAGTGTCCTTGAAAAGGTCCGAGTTCCTCTAGCAGGTGATCTGTTGGGTAGAGAAAGAGTGACTGGTGCAAAGAAGACTCGTCTGGGTTGTGACAGTGCTTCTGAACGCTTTGAAAACATTGTGGAATGCCCGGCTctctggcatgcaaagcaatcctttcTTTCG TATGTTTGGGAGCAACTGTACAGTGGCACTACTATTGGTGGGAGAGACGTTGGCACTCTGTACCACTTAAGGCAACATTTCCGTCTGGTGAATGTCTCAAACAAGGTCACGAAGAACTACAAAAGTGCAGAAAGCCTGATGTTGTCAGCAACCAAAGCTTATTTGTGTACAGCCTTCAAGACTTGGGCTGGTCTTGACACACTCAATGGTATCCCAGTGAACTTACCAAAACTCCCAACAAGCATGGACACCATTGAATTGAAGAAAGAGTTCCTTGCAAAGCACATTGGAAAGTTTGTCGATGAATTCATACTGGTGGAATTTGATGTTGAAAGAGCCTGGATGGAAGCCAGAGAAGAAGTCGACAGTGGGCAACACAGAAGCTACCCTCATCATTCCAGTGGTAACCAGCGAGCAAGCTCTCCTGGGGGTGGGGCCTATTCCAGTGGTTCTAGTCATCTTTCATCTACTGATACCCAAAACACAGATGTTCTTACCAGTCAGACTCAATGTCAAAGTCTTCATGTAG TTCGTACCCATGTTGGAGCCTCTGTACAACCGCACCCTGGTGTAGGAACACAGCCAGCAACTG TTCGTACCCATGTTGGAGTCCCTGTACAACCGCACCCTGGTGTAGGAACACAGCCAGCAACTG TTCGTACCCATGTTGGAGCCTCTGTACAACCGCACCCTGGTGTAGGAACACAGCCAGCAACTG TTCGTACCCATGTTGGAGTCCCTGTACAACCGCACCCTGGTGTAGGAACACAGCCAGCAACTG TTTGTACCCATGTTGGAGTCCCTGTACAACCGCACCCTGGTGTAGGAACACAGCCAGCAACTG TTCGTACCCATGTTGAAGCCCCTGTACAACCGCACCCTGGTGAAGGAACACAGCCAAAAACTG GTAGTACTACTGCTGCTTCAACATAG
- the LOC138029743 gene encoding uncharacterized protein isoform X9, translating to MKISSLRNAIRNVFFKEVDAQCAMLCARKSSEPSVLRVPSERHKNLVEFRCNNILTEMRERAPDVLDFMATVAVPKLKGNDGRQVMPLCTAYGILMNVKCRELSLVQKINAVLLGVGGATKRTFERLNKSGITQSRESFRNIMDDLGSNLSSIIKAKVDSGQELRVVFDNFDFRILANIILRNHRNSDMHWIAQYVTFDRVPSSHLDDSKPIVPDIKDFDNVNYLMSKTELDQQRNDYIILVARVLIEFFPALEPLCDAVPPHIPHRYLNEMAQKSCIVGLPVVPFNQNKVSDVCQYLQWLEDLLLKVFKKEDELPVSDASVLEKVRVPLAGDLLGRERVTGAKKTRLGCDSASERFENIVECPALWHAKQSFLSYVWEQLYSGTTIGGRDVGTLYHLRQHFRLVNVSNKVTKNYKSAESLMLSATKAYLCTAFKTWAGLDTLNGIPVNLPKLPTSMDTIELKKEFLAKHIGKFVDEFILVEFDVERAWMEAREEVDSGQHRSYPHHSSGNQRASSPGGGAYSSGSSHLSSTDTQNTDVLTSQTQCQSLHVVRTHVGASVQPHPGVGTQPATVCTHVGVPVQPHPGVGTQPATVRTHVGASVQPHPGVGTQPATVCTHVGVPVQPHPGVGTQPATVRTHVGASVQPHPGVGTQPATVRTHVGVPVQPHPGVGTQPATVCTHVGVPVQPHPGVGTQPATVRTHVEAPVQPHPGEGTQPKTGSTTAAST from the exons ATGAAAATATCTTCCTTGAGAAATGCCATAAGAAATGTCTTCTTCAAGGAAGTAGATGCCCAATGTGCCATGCTTTGTGCCAGAAAAAGTTCTGAGCCATCAGTTCTGCGTGTCCCCTCTGAACGTCACAAAAATCTGGTGGAGTTCCGTTGTAATAACATACTGACCGAAATGAGAGAGCGTGCCCCAgatgttttggatttcatggctACTGTGGCTGTGCCAAAATTAAAAGGGAACGATGGAAGACAAGTGATGCCTTTATGTACTGCATATGGTATCCTAATGAATGTCAAATGTAGAGAGctctctcttgttcaaaagaTAAATGCTGTTTTGCTGGGAGTTGGAGGTGCAACAAAAAGG ACCTTTGAGAGGCTGAACAAGTCAGGAATAACACAGTCGAGGGAAAGCTTCCGCAACATTATGGATGATCTTGGTTCAAATCTGTCCTCAATAATTAAGGCAAAAGTTGATTCTGGCCAAGAGCTGAGGGTTGTCTTCGACAACTTTGATTTCAGAATTCTGGCCAACATAATTCTTCGCAACCATCGCAACTCTGACATGCATTGGATTGCTCAGTATGTCACATTTGACAGAGTTCCATCCAGCCATCTTGATGATTCAAAGCCAATTGTACCTGACATTAAGGACTTTGACAATGTCAATTACCTGATGAGTAAGACCGAGCTTGATCAGCAACGGAATGATTATATTATCCTTGTTGCCAGAGTCCTCATTGAATTCTTCCCAGCACTTGAACCTCTTTGTGATGCAGTCCCTCCTCACATACCACATAG gTACTTGAATGAAATGGCCCAAAAGTCTTGTATTGTTGGACTCCCGGTAGTGCCCTTTAACCAAAACAAGGTTTCAGATGTGTGCCAATATTTGCAATGGCTGGAAGATCTTCtgttgaaagttttcaaaaaagag GATGAACTTCCAGTTAGCGATGCAAGTGTCCTTGAAAAGGTCCGAGTTCCTCTAGCAGGTGATCTGTTGGGTAGAGAAAGAGTGACTGGTGCAAAGAAGACTCGTCTGGGTTGTGACAGTGCTTCTGAACGCTTTGAAAACATTGTGGAATGCCCGGCTctctggcatgcaaagcaatcctttcTTTCG TATGTTTGGGAGCAACTGTACAGTGGCACTACTATTGGTGGGAGAGACGTTGGCACTCTGTACCACTTAAGGCAACATTTCCGTCTGGTGAATGTCTCAAACAAGGTCACGAAGAACTACAAAAGTGCAGAAAGCCTGATGTTGTCAGCAACCAAAGCTTATTTGTGTACAGCCTTCAAGACTTGGGCTGGTCTTGACACACTCAATGGTATCCCAGTGAACTTACCAAAACTCCCAACAAGCATGGACACCATTGAATTGAAGAAAGAGTTCCTTGCAAAGCACATTGGAAAGTTTGTCGATGAATTCATACTGGTGGAATTTGATGTTGAAAGAGCCTGGATGGAAGCCAGAGAAGAAGTCGACAGTGGGCAACACAGAAGCTACCCTCATCATTCCAGTGGTAACCAGCGAGCAAGCTCTCCTGGGGGTGGGGCCTATTCCAGTGGTTCTAGTCATCTTTCATCTACTGATACCCAAAACACAGATGTTCTTACCAGTCAGACTCAATGTCAAAGTCTTCATGTAG TTCGTACCCATGTTGGAGCCTCTGTACAACCGCACCCTGGTGTAGGAACACAGCCAGCAACTG TTTGTACCCATGTTGGAGTCCCTGTACAACCGCACCCTGGTGTAGGAACACAGCCAGCAACTG TTCGTACCCATGTtggag CCTCTGTACAACCGCACCCTGGTGTAGGAACACAGCCAGCAACTG TTTGTACCCATGTTGGAGTCCCTGTACAACCGCACCCTGGTGTAGGAACACAGCCAGCAACTG TTCGTACCCATGTTGGAGCCTCTGTACAACCGCACCCTGGTGTAGGAACACAGCCAGCAACTG TTCGTACCCATGTTGGAGTCCCTGTACAACCGCACCCTGGTGTAGGAACACAGCCAGCAACTG TTTGTACCCATGTTGGAGTCCCTGTACAACCGCACCCTGGTGTAGGAACACAGCCAGCAACTG TTCGTACCCATGTTGAAGCCCCTGTACAACCGCACCCTGGTGAAGGAACACAGCCAAAAACTG GTAGTACTACTGCTGCTTCAACATAG